A part of Clostridium novyi genomic DNA contains:
- a CDS encoding cell wall hydrolase: protein MKKILVSIITLTSLLTSSFCYANARVIQDSEAKNLYKEESQIVTVFNSKGNNFSITKNDINLMAQIVYAESCAEPYEGKVAVASVILNRLKDSHFPNNIESVVKQRAAFSCVRNGKINVIPDKHCFNAVMDALKGKDPTNNAVFFYNPKIATSTWMKNINKHNVKRIGNHVFFIVK, encoded by the coding sequence ATGAAAAAAATTCTTGTTAGCATAATAACATTAACTTCATTATTAACATCTTCATTTTGTTATGCTAACGCAAGGGTAATACAGGATTCTGAAGCTAAAAACTTATATAAAGAAGAATCCCAAATTGTAACTGTCTTTAATTCTAAGGGGAATAATTTCTCCATAACTAAAAACGATATAAACTTGATGGCTCAAATTGTATATGCAGAAAGTTGTGCTGAACCTTACGAAGGTAAAGTAGCTGTTGCTTCAGTTATATTAAATCGACTTAAAGATTCACATTTTCCTAATAACATAGAAAGCGTAGTAAAACAAAGAGCTGCTTTCTCCTGTGTTAGAAACGGGAAAATCAATGTAATCCCTGATAAACATTGTTTTAATGCAGTTATGGATGCACTTAAAGGAAAAGACCCTACAAATAATGCTGTTTTTTTCTATAATCCCAAGATAGCTACATCCACTTGGATGAAAAATATAAATAAACATAACGTTAAAAGAATAGGTAATCATGTCTTTTTTATAGTAAAATAA
- a CDS encoding NAD(P)/FAD-dependent oxidoreductase — MSEKYDIAIVGSGPAGLEAAINAKIRNKNIIIFGSKDFSPKLLRAPKINNYLGFYDISGSNLKNKFQEHIDYMGIKIVEERVNAIYAMGEYFSLMINDKIYESRSVILATGIEYGKSLKGEEEFLGKGLGYCATCDAPLYKDKIVTIIGYNKESQKDANYVSELASIVYYVPMNNEELNLNDKIKIIRDIPKEVIGNNKVTKLVLKNEEIETDGIFILKDSISPNQLVPGLEMESDHIKVDKNMRTNIERCYAAGDCAGKPYQYIKSAGEGLIAALTAVEEL; from the coding sequence ATGAGTGAAAAATACGATATAGCTATTGTTGGTAGTGGTCCAGCTGGACTTGAAGCTGCAATAAATGCTAAGATAAGAAATAAAAACATAATTATATTTGGAAGCAAAGATTTTAGTCCAAAACTTTTAAGAGCACCTAAGATAAATAATTATTTAGGTTTTTATGATATAAGTGGAAGTAATCTTAAGAATAAATTTCAAGAACATATAGATTATATGGGAATAAAAATAGTTGAAGAAAGAGTTAATGCTATATATGCAATGGGAGAATATTTTTCCTTAATGATAAATGATAAAATATATGAGTCAAGATCAGTAATACTTGCAACTGGTATTGAATATGGAAAATCTTTAAAAGGAGAAGAAGAATTTCTAGGTAAGGGACTTGGTTATTGTGCTACATGTGATGCTCCTCTTTATAAAGATAAAATAGTAACTATTATTGGTTATAATAAGGAATCTCAAAAAGATGCCAATTATGTAAGTGAACTTGCATCAATAGTATATTATGTACCAATGAATAATGAAGAGTTAAATTTAAATGATAAAATAAAGATTATAAGAGATATTCCTAAAGAAGTAATAGGTAATAATAAAGTAACAAAGCTAGTTTTAAAGAATGAAGAAATTGAAACAGATGGTATATTTATATTAAAGGATAGTATATCACCTAATCAATTAGTACCAGGTTTAGAAATGGAAAGTGACCATATAAAAGTTGATAAAAATATGAGAACTAATATAGAAAGATGTTATGCAGCTGGAGATTGTGCAGGAAAGCCTTATCAGTATATAAAGTCAGCAGGAGAAGGTCTTATAGCTGCATTAACAGCAGTAGAAGAATTATAG